One window of the Falco biarmicus isolate bFalBia1 chromosome 2, bFalBia1.pri, whole genome shotgun sequence genome contains the following:
- the SLC5A3 gene encoding sodium/myo-inositol cotransporter translates to MRASLETADIAIVALYFVLVMCIGFFAMWKYNRSTVSGYFLAGRSMTWVAIGASLFVSNIGSEHFIGLAGSGAASGFAVGAWEFNALMLLQLLGWVFVPVYIRSGVYTMPEYLSKRFGGHRIQIYFAALSLILYIFTKLSVDLYSGALFIQESLGWNLYLSVILLIGMTALLTVTGGLVAVIYTDTLQALLMIIGALTLMIISITEVGGFEEVKRRYMLASPNVTSILLTYNISNTNSCNVNPKPDALKMLREPTDEDIPWPGFLLGQTPASVWYWCADQVIVQRVLAAKNIAHAKGSTLMAGFLKLLPMFIIVVPGMISRILFADDIACINPEHCFQVCGSRAGCSNIAYPRLVMKLVPVGLRGLMMAVMIAALMSDLDSIFNSASTIFTLDVYKLIRKSATSRELMIVGRVFVAFMVVISIAWVPIIVEMQGGQMYLYIQEVADYLTPPVAALFLMGIFWKRCNEQGAFYGGMAGFVLGAIRLILAFIYRAPECNQPDTRPSFIKNIHYMYVATALFWITGIVTFVVSLLTPPPTKEQVRTTTFWAVKNRNVKENAAKGELYKVQEKSILKCNENANHIIPNGKSEENIKNIKPEDINLLVTCRDDSNPVISVSHSEVETPVDCYSNGQAALMGEKKHEEETDDRDRHLKFIDWFCGFKSKNMNKRALREMEEETVCLQMLEETPKVKLLLNTGLVCVCSLGIFMFVYFSL, encoded by the coding sequence atgAGGGCTTCTTTGGAAACAGCAGACATTGCCATTGTGGCACTGTACTTCGTGCTTGTAATGTGCATAGGTTTTTTTGCCATGTGGAAATACAATCGGAGCACCGTAAGTGGCTACTTTTTGGCAGGGCGTTCTATGACCTGGGTGGCTATTGGTGCATCTTTGTTTGTGAGCAATATTGGAAGTGAACATTTCATTGGGCTCGCAGGATCTGGAGCGGCGAGTGGATTTGCAGTAGGTGCATGGGAATTCAACGCCTTAATGCTTTTGCAGCTTTTAGGATGGGTCTTCGTTCCAGTCTACATCCGGTCGGGAGTGTACACCATGCCTGAATACTTGTCCAAGCGTTTTGGAGGGCATagaattcaaatatattttgcagcATTGTCTCTAATTCTTTATATCTTCACCAAACTCTCAGTTGACTTGTATTCAGGGGCACTTTTTATTCAAGAATCGCTAGGTTGGAACCTCTATTTGTCAGTTATCCTCCTTATTGGAATGACTGCACTGTTGACTGTGACTGGAGGTCTTGTGGCTGTCATCTATACAGACACCCTTCAAGCTTTGCTTATGATTATTGGTGCCCTCACACTTATGATCATAAGTATTACGGAGGTTGGTGGGTTTGAAGAAGTTAAAAGAAGGTACATGTTAGCGTCACCAAATGTTACGTCTATCTTGTTAACCTACAACATTTCCAATACCAATTCCTGCAATGTCAACCCAAAGCCTGATGCTCTTAAAATGTTGCGTGAGCCAACAGATGAAGATATTCCCTGGCCTGGATTTCTGTTGGGACAGACACCAGCTTCTGTGTGGTACTGGTGTGCCGATCAAGTCATAGTTCAGAGAGTTTTAGCTGCAAAAAACATTGCTCATGCCAAAGGATCCACTCTGATGGCAGGCTTCTTAAAGTTGCTGCCAATGTTTATTATAGTTGTCCCAGGGATGATTTCACGAATACTGTTTGCAGATGATATCGCTTGCATTAATCCGGAACACTGTTTTCAAGTCTGCgggagcagagctggatgcTCTAACATAGCCTATCCACGTTTGGTGATGAAACTGGTGCCAGTTGGTCTGCGGGGACTGATGATGGCTGTGATGATTGCTGCACTAATGAGTGACTTGGACTCCATATTCAACAGTGCTAGCACCATATTCACACTTGATGTCTACAAACTCATTCGGAAGAGCGCGACGTCTAGAGAACTGATGATTGTAGGAAGAGTCTTTGTTGCATTCATGGTGGTTATAAGCATTGCCTGGGTGCCGATAATTGTAGAAATGCAAGGTGGTCAGATGTACCTTTATATTCAAGAGGTAGCGGACTACTTGACCCCACCGGTGGCTGCTCTGTTTCTTATGGGTATCTTTTGGAAGCGTTGCAATGAGCAGGGGGCTTTCTATGGTGGAATGGCCGGGTTTGTTCTTGGAGCGATACGGTTGATACTGGCATTTATCTATCGTGCTCCGGAGTGTAACCAGCCGGATACTAGGCCAAGCTTTATCAAAAATATCCATTACATGTATGTTGCAACAGCTCTGTTCTGGATCACTGGCATTGTGACCTTTGTAGTAAGCCTTCTCACGCCTCCACCTACGAAGGAGCAGGTTCGGACGACCACTTTCTGGGCAGTGAAAAACAGGAATGTGAAAGAGAATGCTGCAAAGGGGGAGCTGTACAAAGTGCAAGAAAAGAGCATCCTGAAGTGCAATGAAAACGCTAACCACATCATTCCAAATGgcaaatcagaagaaaatattaaaaatattaagccAGAGGATATCAATCTTCTGGTTACTTGCAGAGATGACAGCAACCCAGTGATTTCTGTGAGTCACTCTGAAGTTGAGACACCAGTTGATTGTTACTCAAATGGACAAGCAGCTTtgatgggggagaaaaagcacGAGGAAGAGACTGATGATAGAGACAGACATTTGAAATTCATAGATTGGTTCTGTGgctttaaaagtaaaaacatgAACAAGAGAGCTCTTCGGGAGATGGAGGAAGAGACTGTTTGTTTACAAATGCTGGAAGAGACTCCAAAAGTTAAACTATTACTAAATACTGGACTGGTCTGTGTCTGTTCGCTTGGAATATTCATGTTTGTCTATTTCTCTTTGTGA